DNA sequence from the Paenibacillus azoreducens genome:
GTCCGTATGAAATATTACGGCAATGGAAGCTTATGCGATACAGCAAAGGATCGATGTTGTTTCAGCAAGACGCGATGTACGATCGATTCTGCATTTTGTTAGATGGAGTGGCGGATATTAACATCATTGGGGAGCACGGAAAAAAATACTCACAAGCTACTTACTCTGCCGGAGATATGATTGGCGAGATTGAGATTTACGATTTAATTCCATTTGTCAGTAATGTGGAAGCGATGACGGATGTAACGATAATGAGTTTGCAGCGTGATTACTTTCTAACCTGGCTTCAGTTGGACAGTAACTTTAATCAATACTTTATACGACGGATATTGTACTACAATTACACAATCTCTAAGCGTGAGGGAATTAACATTTTGTATCCTCTTCACCATCGGGTATGTGCCTACTTATTGCACCTTGCTCGAAGTGGAATTCAGTATCCGCAAGGAATAACGATTAAACTGAATAAGCAGGAATTGAGCCAGAAATTCGCAGTTACGCAGCGAAGCATTAATCGAATTCTATTTCAACTTAGAGAAAGCGGCATTATCGATATTCAGAAAAATGAACTGCTTATACGCGACGTGAAGGGATTGGAGCTGGAAACGAAACAAGAAGCCCGATCGTCACCAACGCGATGTTGAACGAGACAGAAGCGTTCCTCGCAGCAGCTGCACTGCTTGAAGGAACGCTTCTTGATATTTTGATCCATCTATAACAGCAGTGCTGTTTCTAACGCCAGTTCAATCATATCGTTCAATTTCGTTTCACGCTCTTCAGGGGTAATCGTCTCTCCTGTCAACATCTGATCCGTTACGGTCAGGATAGATAATGCCTTTGCGCCATAACGCGCTGCGACCATATATAAAGCTGCAGTCTCATTGTCACAAGCCAGTACCTGATGCTTCGCAAGCACATGCTGCATTTCTTCATCGCTGTCATAGAAATGGTCATCCGTACAAACTAGCCCTGCACTTATAGGTTTGCCCTGCTTGACTCCTAGCTCGTAAACGGTCTTCAACAATTCGAAATCAGCTAGCGGTGCATAGGAATACTGGCGGAAAATATGTGAGAACAGATTGGAATTTGTGCAAGCGCCCATAGCGAGCACGATATCCATTTTTTTTACGTCGGGGTGCAACGAACCGCTGGACCCTACGCGCATGACATATTTCGCTCCATATTCATTAACCAGCTCCGTCGCATAGATGGACATGGAAGGCATCCCCATTCCCGTGCCTTGCACAGAGATGCGCTTTCCCTTATACATGCCCGTATATCCCCATATATTGCGAACTTGGTTATAACAAAAGGCATCTTCCAAATACGTCTCAGCGATATACTTAGCGCGTCGCGGATCACCTGGCAACAATACGATTTCAGCAATATCTCCTGGTTTGGCTTCTATATGAAAACTCATGTGTCTTCCTCCTTATTCCGTAACCGTTTGTTTATTCATTGCAGTCTTGTAATCGCGGTTCCATTCAAATAAACCATCAAAGCAGATAAACATGTTAATCAGCGTCAACAAGATCATGACATATAGACCGGACATGAAGTACACAATTAACATGATGCCGTTCATAAGAATCCACAAATGCCAGTTCTCCAAAATCTTTTTACTTAAGAAGTACTGTGCTACAAGTCCAATTACGGCGATAAATGCATCCAGATAAGGATTGCTCGCGTCCGTAAACCGGATTTGTACAAGGGACCATATGGCGGTAGTCGCAATAATGACAATCGACCAGATTAAACTACTTTTTAATGTTAAGCGAGCAATCGGTGAATGGTCTTCTTCACCTTTCGTTTTGTTCCAATAGTACCAGCCATAAATGTTAAACCACAGCTGAAGCAAAGCGAGAATCGTCATCGCATATAGGCCCGTCGTAAAGTAAATATACATAAAACAAGCCACGGCAATAGCTCCAAACAGGAAATTAATGACCTTCTGACGTGCGATCAGCCACACATTAATGACGCCCATAACAGATGCGAAGATCTCAATGTAGGAAGAATCAAGATAGAGACCCGCAATAATACAAATTACACTGGCGATAATGACAAACAATGGATGTTTGACCATGAGAGGCAGCACTCCTTTTTTTAATTACTATAGTAATCTTTATGTTGGCTTGAGCTAAAACGATTTCAATATATTGATAAGGCTTACATTATGAATTGTTAGCGTTTTAGCCTCCGCATTTCATACATTAAGTATAGGGCAGAAACCTGCTGTCAATATAGGACACATGTCCGGTTTTGAGCTTAATTTCCCCTATTCGAAAATGTTTTTAAGCTTTAAGCAGGACAAATGTCTAAGTTGATCTTTTACCGTATAGATGGCGCCCATGCTGGGCGTACAACAGAAAAACGCCCGAATTATCGGGCGCTCTTTCGCGATGGCCGGCTTAAGCTTGCGGCTGATTTTGCTTTTTGGCAGACTGCACTCTCGAATTCCCCATCAAGAACACAAAGATAACTGCAATCGCAATCGGAATAAGCGCAATCAGGAAAATCTGGGTTATCGAATGGGACATCGCATCAATAATTTTGCTGAGGATGGCTTCCGGAATTTTCACGCGCACGCTGGGCTCAAAGATCTGTTTGGGGTCGCCCAAGTTAGACATCGCGGAATTCGCATGGCCGCCCATTTCTTTGAAGCTTTCCGCCAGTTTATTCGTAAACAGATTGTTCTGGATCGTGCCGAAAATCGTAATCCCCATGGTCATCCCGAGCGATCGCAGAAACTGGTTGGTCGAGTTGGCCGTTCCGCGGAAACGCGGTTCAAGATTGTGCTGGGATGCCGTTGGCAGCAGCGAAAATGAAAAACCCATGCCAAAGCCGACAAGAATCATAAAGATCGTTAGCAAGTAACGGGCAGAATCCGGATTCAAAGTGCTAAGCAGGAACATGCCCGCGAAGTAGCAGATCACCGACACGATCATCAGATTGCGATAGCTTGTCTTCGACAAGGAAATGCCGCCGATCGAACTTCCCGCCACGGAGCCGAGCATCATCGGCGTCAGAATCAATCCCGCATTGGTTGCCGAACCGCCGTACACCGCCTGAACGAAAATCGGAATATAAACGGTCAAAATAATAAACGTACCGCCATACAGGAAAGCCAAAATTTGCGATGACGCAAACAGGCGGCGTTTGAACAGGAAAAAGGGCAGAATCGGCTCCTTGGCCTTCAGCTCCACAAAAAAGAACACAATAAAAAAGATGGCAAAGCTAACGAACAAAGAAATAATCGGCGCCGAATTCCAGGCATACTGCTTCCCGCCAAGCTCCAGTGCGAACATCAGGCTGATCACGGCGATCACAAGCGTGGAAGCCCCCCACCAGTCGATTTTTTGCTTGGTATGAACCGGAGATTCCTTGTAATTTTTCATAATCAACGCAAAAGAAATGATGCCAAGCGGCACATTGATGTAAAACACCCATTCCCAGCCGAAATAGTCGGTGATGTATGCTCCAAGCAATGGGCCGACCACGCTGGCCGCACCAAAGACGGCTCCGAGAAGTCCCGTCATTTTGCCCCGCTTCTCCGGAGGAAAGATATCGAAAATAATCGTAAACGCGATCGGCATAAGCGCGCCCCCGCCAATCCCCTGAATCGCCCGGTAAATGCTAAGCTGTTCAATGGATTGTGCCAGCCCGCATAGCGCAGACCCGATCAAGAATACCGTTAAACCGAATATAAAAAATCTTTTTCTGCCGTACATATCGGATAATTTGCCGAAAATCGGCATGCCGGCCATCGTAGTAACCATATAAGCGGATGTGACCCACACGAATTTGTCCATTCCTCCAAGTTTGGATACAATAGTCCCCATCGCTGTGGCAACGATCGTGTTATCGATGGCGGACATAAAAATGGCAAGCAATAAGCCTGCCACAACAAATTTTATGTTGCTTTTTGCAGTCTCCATGTTAAACCCCTTTACAAAGTGATCATGATTTCGATAAAATGAACCTGTTTGGATTATCTCGTCAATCTAATATCTTGATCATCGAGATATTGTAATTTTAAGAGGAGGTTCGTCATTTGTCAAGCCATGATCGGGATTCGACAAGCAATCCGCATGAATGCCTCGCATCTCTCATGCGGGGGTTGGTGACCCGCGCGGCGTTATATCAGCAGCATGCCGCCGCTTCCCTCGGTTTATACTACAATGATATGAAATCCGTAGATATATTACGTGAAAGAGGACCGATTACTGCCGGCGAATTGTCCAAGATCACCGGCCTTGCCACCGGGAGCGTGACCGCATTAATCGACCGGCTTGAAAAAGCCGGCTATGTCCGCAGGGAACATGACCCCAATGACCGGCGTCGAGTGATTCTTGTGCCCGTTGATAAACATACACATGAAGTTGGGCAAACCTGCCGCCCTCTGATGAACGCCATTTCGGAGCTGGCCTCGGACTATTCAGCCGATGAACTCGAGCTGATTACACAGTATATCCGCAAAGCAAGCTCCATTCTGGAAAAAGAGATCCACAGCTTTAGCATCGCCCGCTGCAATCCCCCGCAGGAGCCTCGCTCTTAGAACGTTGAAATAACCCCACAAAGTGACGTGTAGCCTTTGAAGCTTATTCCGATTACTTTGCGGGGACCCCGGAAGTTTATACTTTCATAAGTGGTGCCGCGAAACGGCATGATTGTCTGATATGTTGAAAGGGACGTCCTCTTCAGGATTCAATGAATCCGAAGAGGAGCGTCCCTTTTTTAGATATCAAAAAGTATGAACTTTCGCCTTATTTGAATACTTTAACGCGATCTTCAACCGGCTGGAACTGTTTCTCATTTGCAGGTGCTGCAACTTTGCCAAATGGCATTTGGGCAATCAGCTTCCAGCTTGCAGGCAGATTCCATTCGTTAGCCACTTTTTTGTCAATAAGCGGGTTGTAGTGCTGCAGGCTCGCCCCCAAACCTTCAGCTTCCAGCGCAGTCCATACAACCAGCTGCAGCATACCGGAAGATTGCTGGGACCAGATTGGGAAGTTGTCTTTGTAAGCCGCAAATTGGGATTGAAGCCCTTCGATGACTGCATTGTCTTCGAAGAACAATACTGTACCGTAACCGCTACGGAAAGCGGCCATTTTCTCGGCTGTTGGAGCAAAATTTTCAGCCGGTACGACCTCTCTCAATGTTCCTTCGGTCAGATTCCACAGCTTGTCATGCTGTTCGCCGAGCAGCACAACCACGCGGGCGCTTTGGGAGTTAAAGGAAGATGGCGTATGTTTAACTGCCTCATTTACGATCTCCAGGATTTTTTCGTCGGAAACAGTTACATCCTTGCTGATACCATATATGGAACGTCTACCTTTAATTGCAGAGAAGAATTCTTTTGACATTAGTATAGTTACCTCCGTAAATTTATTTACTTACTTTTTTATTATATATTTCAATCTTCTCACTTGCAATACTTTGGTTAAAATTTTTCTTTAAGCAGATCTGCATAATATTTTCTCAAAGATGCAGCCGCCTTGCTGAAAGCCGAGCAGCTAAGTCCATCACTCATTATCCGTCCGGAAATAGACAAAGGAGCCGTCTCTTCCGTCCTTGGACCGAAAAGGCAGCTCCTTACTTCACTTCAGCTATATTTATATTTGTTATTTCACAATGACCACTTCAGGCTCGGGTTCAAAACCAAAAGCCGTATTGATGCCGTCAATGATTTTATTCATCAAATATTTGATGTCTTCCGCCGTGGCATGGTTATGATTAATAATCATATTTCCATGATGAGGGGAAATCATCGCTCCGCCGTATTCCAGGCCTTTCATGTTCAAGCGGTCCACAAGCGCACCGACAGGTACGCCGTAGTCATAGTTATTTTTAAACACGGAGCCGCAAGACGGGTATGTGAAATGGCACTTGCCATTACGGTAAGCAGCGATATCCGTCATCTCCTGCGGGATGGCAAGCCCCTGCTTCATCAGCTGCGTGGCTTCCCCGTCCATGTAAGTATAAAAGGACGCTAAACCAGACATCCCCTTTTTCGCTTTCCAGCGCGCCAAAAGCTCATTGCCGGGAGCAATCTGCTTTTCGTCCGGAACAGCCAGCATATCCGCACCGAGCACCAGCCAAGGATTCATTTGGAAAATAGACTGCTTATAGCCGTATTTGCACTGAGACACATCCAGGGATTGCACGGCCAGGGACGGATCAGACAGATCAACATAATAAACGGTTTTGATAATATCGCTGATCTGATGCTGATTGTACTTGGCATTCATGTAAATACCGGCTCCGAGCCCCCCTGGAAGAAGGTACGTAAATTCATAGCCGGAAATGCCAAACATAAGTCCGGTGATCGCCAGCATAGACATCGGCGTCCCCGAAGAGATAAACCATTTGGACGGGCTGATATCCCAATAAACAAATTTTTTCAAGGAAATATAGAGGGTGTCTTCCCGCGGATTATCAGGGAACAACAGGTTGGAGCCCATTCCGCATATGAAATAGTCCAGTCCGTGTGTACGGCAGCCCTGCAGGAGAGTCAGCAGCTCCTCCACGGTTTCAGGCATGGCAAAGAAATTCGCCTTCCCCCCAATTTGATAAGAAGAATGATCGGCAAGCGATTCATTGCGCATGCATAAATCTTCAAACATCATCCGGTTATTCAGCATTAGGTTTCCTTCTCGCTTTCAACTTCATTATTCAGGATGGCAACATCCTGCATTTATTAAACGTAGACCTATCTATTCTAATATATCGTTCGGCATAACGCCATGTGTCATTTCATACGAATCTAAAGCATCCAAAAATCAAACCAAAAAGCTTTCAGCTTCTCCGTAAATCTTTCTCCTTGGTTCAATATTCTTCTTTAGTTCAACGTATATAAAACAAAAAAGCAGCGAAGTTTCGCTGCATCCGGATTAAAAAGTTCGAAACATTTACATCTGCAGTATTCATTAGAGTGGGAGCTCCAACAATATAACCATGAATGACAGGCCTTAGGCTTCGGACGCTTCCTTCTTCTCCATGTCTCCACGTCCCCAGTAAGCCTTCATACTGCTGATCAATCCGTCTTCGTTGAACGTCATAACCTCAATAACGTGAAATACGAAACGGGAATTCTCTGCTTGCGTCTCAATATGTATCGCCATTGCAC
Encoded proteins:
- a CDS encoding Crp/Fnr family transcriptional regulator; the encoded protein is MDIQHIAKYMEENSEIYRMLKHCPYEILRQWKLMRYSKGSMLFQQDAMYDRFCILLDGVADINIIGEHGKKYSQATYSAGDMIGEIEIYDLIPFVSNVEAMTDVTIMSLQRDYFLTWLQLDSNFNQYFIRRILYYNYTISKREGINILYPLHHRVCAYLLHLARSGIQYPQGITIKLNKQELSQKFAVTQRSINRILFQLRESGIIDIQKNELLIRDVKGLELETKQEARSSPTRC
- the deoD gene encoding purine-nucleoside phosphorylase produces the protein MSFHIEAKPGDIAEIVLLPGDPRRAKYIAETYLEDAFCYNQVRNIWGYTGMYKGKRISVQGTGMGMPSMSIYATELVNEYGAKYVMRVGSSGSLHPDVKKMDIVLAMGACTNSNLFSHIFRQYSYAPLADFELLKTVYELGVKQGKPISAGLVCTDDHFYDSDEEMQHVLAKHQVLACDNETAALYMVAARYGAKALSILTVTDQMLTGETITPEERETKLNDMIELALETALLL
- the pnuC gene encoding nicotinamide riboside transporter PnuC; translation: MVKHPLFVIIASVICIIAGLYLDSSYIEIFASVMGVINVWLIARQKVINFLFGAIAVACFMYIYFTTGLYAMTILALLQLWFNIYGWYYWNKTKGEEDHSPIARLTLKSSLIWSIVIIATTAIWSLVQIRFTDASNPYLDAFIAVIGLVAQYFLSKKILENWHLWILMNGIMLIVYFMSGLYVMILLTLINMFICFDGLFEWNRDYKTAMNKQTVTE
- a CDS encoding MDR family MFS transporter, which encodes METAKSNIKFVVAGLLLAIFMSAIDNTIVATAMGTIVSKLGGMDKFVWVTSAYMVTTMAGMPIFGKLSDMYGRKRFFIFGLTVFLIGSALCGLAQSIEQLSIYRAIQGIGGGALMPIAFTIIFDIFPPEKRGKMTGLLGAVFGAASVVGPLLGAYITDYFGWEWVFYINVPLGIISFALIMKNYKESPVHTKQKIDWWGASTLVIAVISLMFALELGGKQYAWNSAPIISLFVSFAIFFIVFFFVELKAKEPILPFFLFKRRLFASSQILAFLYGGTFIILTVYIPIFVQAVYGGSATNAGLILTPMMLGSVAGSSIGGISLSKTSYRNLMIVSVICYFAGMFLLSTLNPDSARYLLTIFMILVGFGMGFSFSLLPTASQHNLEPRFRGTANSTNQFLRSLGMTMGITIFGTIQNNLFTNKLAESFKEMGGHANSAMSNLGDPKQIFEPSVRVKIPEAILSKIIDAMSHSITQIFLIALIPIAIAVIFVFLMGNSRVQSAKKQNQPQA
- a CDS encoding MarR family winged helix-turn-helix transcriptional regulator gives rise to the protein MRGLVTRAALYQQHAAASLGLYYNDMKSVDILRERGPITAGELSKITGLATGSVTALIDRLEKAGYVRREHDPNDRRRVILVPVDKHTHEVGQTCRPLMNAISELASDYSADELELITQYIRKASSILEKEIHSFSIARCNPPQEPRS
- a CDS encoding nitroreductase family protein, producing the protein MSKEFFSAIKGRRSIYGISKDVTVSDEKILEIVNEAVKHTPSSFNSQSARVVVLLGEQHDKLWNLTEGTLREVVPAENFAPTAEKMAAFRSGYGTVLFFEDNAVIEGLQSQFAAYKDNFPIWSQQSSGMLQLVVWTALEAEGLGASLQHYNPLIDKKVANEWNLPASWKLIAQMPFGKVAAPANEKQFQPVEDRVKVFK
- the murB gene encoding UDP-N-acetylmuramate dehydrogenase, whose amino-acid sequence is MLNNRMMFEDLCMRNESLADHSSYQIGGKANFFAMPETVEELLTLLQGCRTHGLDYFICGMGSNLLFPDNPREDTLYISLKKFVYWDISPSKWFISSGTPMSMLAITGLMFGISGYEFTYLLPGGLGAGIYMNAKYNQHQISDIIKTVYYVDLSDPSLAVQSLDVSQCKYGYKQSIFQMNPWLVLGADMLAVPDEKQIAPGNELLARWKAKKGMSGLASFYTYMDGEATQLMKQGLAIPQEMTDIAAYRNGKCHFTYPSCGSVFKNNYDYGVPVGALVDRLNMKGLEYGGAMISPHHGNMIINHNHATAEDIKYLMNKIIDGINTAFGFEPEPEVVIVK